In Helicoverpa armigera isolate CAAS_96S chromosome 22, ASM3070526v1, whole genome shotgun sequence, the genomic stretch TAAAGtagcaatgcagccagccttttgggtaaaCTACCGgatgacagcgatgaggaccaatttgttcgacgccctttattagttttaagtttctttttatgtaaatatagatgtaGTTCAGTAAgtacgtaatttttattttttgagcaGGTTTTTATATATGTGTATGTTGTCAATAATATTACAtgtgactttttatttacatagaaaatgaGCGGGTACGGCACAGGCATGTCGGGCGGCGGCGACACTGACGCGCTTGCGCGGCGCTTGCGGGACGCGGAACGCCAACGCGCGGACGCGGAGCGCGCACACGCGGACGCGTTAGCGCAGCTCCGCGCGGCTCAGCGGTCGCCGGTAGACCAGCACAATGTGGAGCAGCTGCAGTCTAGGGCTAGGGAGTTGGAGAagaaggtacctatatattatgaCGTATTTTTAAGATAATTGTGAATAGAGGTGGAATTTTGAATAACAAACTGAAAGTAACATTTGCAATCAGTTTACAAGCAAGTTGGCAGATAGCTTTGAAATTGATGGAAAATTATTATacgtatttgtttttcttttatctaaCTAAAGATTAATCTAATTTGGGAGCCATCAATTTCGTCTCttctaatgtatatttttagtaaGATCTAACACCAACACAACTTACAGGCGGCACTAGAAACAGTTCGATGCGAAGAGCTGCAACTAGAGTTATCGGCGGCGTTGCGCGCGCGCGGGCAGGGCGGAGTCACCACGTGGTCCACCCAGTCCGCGCAGCCCGCCTCCGAGATCGAGAGGATCATGGCCAAGATCGAGCAGGACAACCGCATCCTCGCCGAACTCGAGCACACGAGATCCACTACACATGGTGAGGGAGAACTGCTAGAATAATGACCCTGAATGTACCCTGTAAAAAGATGACCAAAAATACCTCTTAAACGTCTCTTAAACCCTCTCCCGAAAATACCTCTTAACTGATTCTGAAGGTTTCCTTAAGAGAATCACTCAAAGCTACAGATAATAATGTTAAACAGACTATATGTTCGCAGGTATCCAATCAAGCGGGTCAAACCAGGCGCTGGGCGACTACCACTCGCCGACACCGTCGCCGCTGCCGCACTCGTACACAAGCACGGCGGGCCACGTGGCCATCTGTCAGAGCAGCACCATGCCCACGCTGTCCTCGCTGCACGCCACCGGCCAGTTCACCGCCCCCAGCTCCAACTCCGTGGCCTACTCCATGAGCGCGCACAACCCCACCTCGTACTCCAACCCAGTGTCCGCCTACTCCAACACATACGGCCTCCCCAACACACACCAAGTCACCTTCACGAACCCAGTCACCGCGCCACTCGTCAACAACATCGGACAAATCTCCAGCACACTAGCCGGCTTGCAGAGCAACCTTCAGAACTTAACCGGCAACGTGTCCTCCCTGAACCTCGGCTCAGGCATGAACCCCGGCATGACAGGGACAATAGCTGGCACCGGACTCACAAGCTGCTTGAACAATGCGCAAACCAATCTATCCGGCGGACTCACGAACACGCTGGGAGGATTACAGTCGACTCTAACAAGCGGGTTAGGCAACGCCCTCTCGAACTTGACTGGAACGCAACTCGCAGGGCTAAACACAAGTTTAGGTGGCACAAGCGCTTACGGAACTGGGACGGGGACGTACACTAATCCCCTTCTCTCCGGCGGACTCGGAACAAATCCTATGAATATAAAACTTAAACCTCTAGATGAAATAGACCTTGGTCTCGGTAGATATGGAAACACGGCGGGAGTGGGGCGGGTGGCCACGCCGGTCACGCCGCACCAGCCCTCGTGGAATTTAGGATTAGATAACCAATTCGGAACTGATAGACTAGGGGGTTTAGACTCGGGATTCAGCCACGATCGGAACCAAAGAGCTATAGCGCGGATTATGCCTAATACCGGCTTGGAAATGGAAGGTGAGTGAAATCCAATTTTCTCCGTGCTCTTTGGTAAAGGAGAAATGTTTTACAATGCACTTGTTTCAGTTCGTAATTCGTCTCATTATATGAACGGCTCCTCGGACATGGTGGACATGCTGGACATACCGGGGAAGGGTCGTTGTTGTGTGTACATCGCGCGCTTCTCATACGACCCCCCTGAGTAAGTGGACACTTACACAGAAATTAAATACGAAATCCTTCCAGACATCGTATTAACACGAATAATGTTTTCAGGGTTGAAACTGCTGAAGGGGAGCTGTCAATAAGTGctggcgattatttattggtatggGGTCCGCCAGATCCCAATGCGTCCATGCTTGACGCTGAACTGTTAGATGGGCGCCGTGGACTCGTGCCAGCAAATTTCGTTCAAAGACTGGTCGGTGACGATCTTTTAGAATTCCATCAGGTGATAAACAGTTTCTCTTTTAATTTGTTCCTTATTTTTAAAGCGTATATAGAAAgcgttttaaaaataagtgacAAATTGCCAAAATATTCCACTTACGTATGTAATGGGAATGTTTTGTTGGCTTGTAGGCTTGTAGGCTTTGTAGATTCATGACAGTCTAGGAGTGATTATGTTTTGATGGTTAATTCATTTTCATACGTacgtatattttattgatagaaTCCAAAGTAACTAAACTtcattaagtataattttacttttaaaaagtgAAGTTATttggtgggtaactatacctttaccttttggggttgaaaccctcgagccgtggggtccaagtgctcatctgctTTTTAAAGATGGCAAAGAGACTCGCTGGGGTCAGCATCgaggaggagttttttgatgccattttagaattgtttttagttgtacctatatacaaataagttttagtttatttttaggtcatgtaaatatgtgtattacccttaatttaaaaataaaaacgggccataccattatttagaaaatgaaaaattacgtttgttgtatgggagccccccaaaatatttattgtgttcTAGTTTTCATAGCGttattgtatttgttgttatagcggcaacagaaatacatcatctgtgaaaatttcaactctcttactatcacggttcatgagatacagcctggtgacagacggacggacggacagaggagcgaaaacaatagggtgtcgttttaccctttgggtacggaaccctaaaaattgacAAATGCGAGTCATTGGCCAAACTGCCTAGATTAGACAAGAAACATATTGCCAGGATTACTAGAGAAAGAGTTTCAAGTACCTTTCCATTTACTTGTGCATCAAGGCAATGATCACTTCTAGACAGGTTCTCTAGGTCTGAGTGTTGTCATGTGAGCCGCGAGCGTTATTTCAATGATCcgttaatattttcatacaagGTCCCTCTTTGCCCTCAGGCGATAATCTCAACCCTGAGAGACGTGGATGAGGCTACAACTGCGATAAGTGAATTGTCTCTCAGTCGAGACGTCGCTCGCTTAAGCGAAGTCGCTGAACTAAGTGAAGGCCCAGAAGATGACGACAATGGTAAGCATACACACATCAACATCCTCTCATAGAATTCAAAAGCACGAATTTTAGATACAAACAGTACTTTATAAACAACTTagtaatttttacaaaatttttacttttattagatCTTTTACGAAGAGATTTAGACAAAGTCTAGCTAGCAGTAAAAGAATTTTAGAATTTTCATTAggtatttttgataataatcCAGTGAAGGTTTACATTTCGCATGCAACCCAAACGCATCGAGCACTTGAACTAACATAGTAGTTCCGAGACAATCATGAAGCTTCGCACAGAGACTCAAACAGAACGCCACACAAACCACCTGTGACGGTTGTTACAATCATTTGTCTAGAAATAGTTCTATAGTCGAACCTTTGTCCCTCCCCTGTCCCGTCCCTGGACTTCGCTGCACGCTTCTTCGCATTGTCACGCACTTCGCCTGCCTGGCCGCACTCCTCGCGATCTGCCCTCGGACCTCAACAGCCGAGCTGTTTTTCTCGTCGCTAGTGCCGGCGCCGCGGCAGCTCACCCTCGAGAGACAGCTCAACAAGTCCGTGCTCATCGGCTGGACTGCCCCCGAAGGCGTGCAGCAAGCCAACATCGAGAGCTACCACGTTTACGTCGACGGAGTCCTCAAAACTACCGTCAAGGCTTCAGAACGCACACGAGCACTCGTTGAAGGAGTCGACTCCAATCGGGTGAGTTGTTACAATGTTCATTAGGCTTTTCTTATACGTTTCTGCAGTAGTCACTCTACATGTTACCAGTGAGCACAAATTCATTTAGTTGGTCGTCGATGTCATCGTTTGCTTATAGATTTTATACTTTTACTTTTGCATTCTTGTGATGTTGGCAAAATTGCAATCAGGTTTatggttattttgtttgtaaagccGCATCGCATCAGCGTGCGGTCGGTGACAGTGACGCGGCGCACATCGAGGGACGCGGCTTGTACAATGGTCATCGGCAGAGACACGGCCAACATGGGCCCCACTTGTGTCCGAGCGAGCGGCGTGACGTGCTCCCAGGCAGTCATCTCCTGGCTGCCGGCCAACTCTAACCACCAGCACGTCGTCTGCGTAAACAATGTTGAAGTAAGGACACGTTACCCACAATGTCACCATTCATCAACAGAATAGACTAGATATGTTACCCTCGGTTACAGGTTCGAACAGTGAAGCCAGGAGTGTACCGCCACACAATTACAGGTTTATCACCTAGCACTCAGTATCGGGTAACTGTAAGGGCTAAGCACTTAAGAGCTGGTCCGCCACAATCAGGGATTCCAATCGAAGAAGCTCCTGGGGCTTACACAGACTTCAGGACGCTGCCCAAGGGACTGCCAGATCCACCGAACGAAATAATGGTAcgtggaaaataataaatccaaCAATCAGCATGACGTGAATTGAGCATGCTTTTTGGATCCAACTTATACATCTTACACTCACATTCCTTGCTCGCTGATGTTATATGTATCTATACTTAGTCAGGAATCAGATTCTAACAATCACACAGTGGATAGTGGAAAATTatagaataattataattgaccAATGCTTTTCAAGGCAGT encodes the following:
- the Rbp gene encoding RIMS-binding protein 2 isoform X2, coding for MSGYGTGMSGGGDTDALARRLRDAERQRADAERAHADALAQLRAAQRSPVDQHNVEQLQSRARELEKKAALETVRCEELQLELSAALRARGQGGVTTWSTQSAQPASEIERIMAKIEQDNRILAELEHTRSTTHDYMFAGIQSSGSNQALGDYHSPTPSPLPHSYTSTAGHVAICQSSTMPTLSSLHATGQFTAPSSNSVAYSMSAHNPTSYSNPVSAYSNTYGLPNTHQVTFTNPVTAPLVNNIGQISSTLAGLQSNLQNLTGNVSSLNLGSGMNPGMTGTIAGTGLTSCLNNAQTNLSGGLTNTLGGLQSTLTSGLGNALSNLTGTQLAGLNTSLGGTSAYGTGTGTYTNPLLSGGLGTNPMNIKLKPLDEIDLGLGRYGNTAGVGRVATPVTPHQPSWNLGLDNQFGTDRLGGLDSGFSHDRNQRAIARIMPNTGLEMEVRNSSHYMNGSSDMVDMLDIPGKGRCCVYIARFSYDPPEVETAEGELSISAGDYLLVWGPPDPNASMLDAELLDGRRGLVPANFVQRLVGDDLLEFHQVPLCPQAIISTLRDVDEATTAISELSLSRDVARLSEVAELSEGPEDDDNAELFFSSLVPAPRQLTLERQLNKSVLIGWTAPEGVQQANIESYHVYVDGVLKTTVKASERTRALVEGVDSNRPHRISVRSVTVTRRTSRDAACTMVIGRDTANMGPTCVRASGVTCSQAVISWLPANSNHQHVVCVNNVEVRTVKPGVYRHTITGLSPSTQYRVTVRAKHLRAGPPQSGIPIEEAPGAYTDFRTLPKGLPDPPNEIMVEAGPQDGTLLVTWQPVLRPPASGPVTGYAVYADGKKVTDVDSPTGDHALIDIGKLIGLNPKCVTVRTKSRDSQSSDSAPTPIPPAVLRGVATRMPRGPGPGPGPNQQVPGGYRGGPVQRPQPYQHHQQVIEHDENLSDKEIFPTVNRHDQHAAQPTSGFGTGLLKSIFDKITPSQSGIPAIEITKESATELGSEDEEATRRRPQQPSQPTQASQQPSGQPYPSTQAYHGTQQPQYPPAGQFQSNQAYPGAGGVPGAPYQNPPPRNHHERGRPPNPHQVGHHNEQQQQQQQQQQQQQQQSQQGSSMQYTARGGPPAGPRGPQPGARHAQAHPQSKRSRYFIALFDYDPQTMSPNPDSCDEELPFSEGDTIKVWGDKDGDGFYWGECRGRRGYVPHNMVMEVSEQEVTGQPPKRGDRWADAYANQPVRRMVALYDYDPQELSPNVDADKLLQAELSFQTGQIIHVYGDMDDDGFYMAEIDGVRGLVPSNFLADANDQYGAAGQSNQGVAGMSAAGVGAGRGAGRGRGAGPLPGLGARGPPPPPRENVAHHPQHQQHPQHAGQPQQRNHHRRADACPPSSMLDHNTCASNPEQANSQHDTQSDLGIDARGRGAASAAPSTIARTSAGNAGTPTAQSPGAPAPAPAPAPAPASPARRAGPAVVPAPNVQPPATSTPATQPNLMQKFSEMTAPGGDILSKGKELIFMKFGLGGK
- the Rbp gene encoding RIMS-binding protein 2 isoform X20, encoding MSGYGTGMSGGGDTDALARRLRDAERQRADAERAHADALAQLRAAQRSPVDQHNVEQLQSRARELEKKAALETVRCEELQLELSAALRARGQGGVTTWSTQSAQPASEIERIMAKIEQDNRILAELEHTRSTTHGIQSSGSNQALGDYHSPTPSPLPHSYTSTAGHVAICQSSTMPTLSSLHATGQFTAPSSNSVAYSMSAHNPTSYSNPVSAYSNTYGLPNTHQVTFTNPVTAPLVNNIGQISSTLAGLQSNLQNLTGNVSSLNLGSGMNPGMTGTIAGTGLTSCLNNAQTNLSGGLTNTLGGLQSTLTSGLGNALSNLTGTQLAGLNTSLGGTSAYGTGTGTYTNPLLSGGLGTNPMNIKLKPLDEIDLGLGRYGNTAGVGRVATPVTPHQPSWNLGLDNQFGTDRLGGLDSGFSHDRNQRAIARIMPNTGLEMEVRNSSHYMNGSSDMVDMLDIPGKGRCCVYIARFSYDPPEVETAEGELSISAGDYLLVWGPPDPNASMLDAELLDGRRGLVPANFVQRLVGDDLLEFHQAIISTLRDVDEATTAISELSLSRDVARLSEVAELSEGPEDDDNAELFFSSLVPAPRQLTLERQLNKSVLIGWTAPEGVQQANIESYHVYVDGVLKTTVKASERTRALVEGVDSNRPHRISVRSVTVTRRTSRDAACTMVIGRDTANMGPTCVRASGVTCSQAVISWLPANSNHQHVVCVNNVEVRTVKPGVYRHTITGLSPSTQYRVTVRAKHLRAGPPQSGIPIEEAPGAYTDFRTLPKGLPDPPNEIMVEAGPQDGTLLVTWQPVLRPPASGPVTGYAVYADGKKVTDVDSPTGDHALIDIGKLIGLNPKCVTVRTKSRDSQSSDSAPTPIPPAVLRGVATRMPRGPGPGPGPNQQVPGGYRGGPVQRPQPYQHHQQVIEHDENLSDKEIFPTVNRHDQHAAQPTSGFGTGLLKSIFDKITPSQSGIPAIEITKESATELGSEDEEATRRRPQQQPSQPTQASQQPSGQPYPSTQAYHGTQQPQYPPAGQFQSNQAYPGAGGVPGAPYQNPPPRNHHERGRPPNPHQVGHHNEQQQQQQQQQQQQQQQSQQGSSMQYTARGGPPAGPRGPQPGARHAQAHPQSKRSRYFIALFDYDPQTMSPNPDSCDEELPFSEGDTIKVWGDKDGDGFYWGECRGRRGYVPHNMVMEVSEQEVTGQPPKRGDRWADAYANQPVRRMVALYDYDPQELSPNVDADAELSFQTGQIIHVYGDMDDDGFYMAEIDGVRGLVPSNFLADANDQYGAAGQSNQGVAGMSAAGVGAGRGAGRGRGAGPLPGLGARGPPPPPRENVAHHPQHQQHPQHAGQPQQRNHHRRADACPPSSMLDHNTCASNPEQANSQARGRGAASAAPSTIARTSAGNAGTPTAQSPGAPAPAPAPAPAPASPARRAGPAVVPAPNVQPPATSTPATQPNLMQKFSEMTAPGGDILSKGKELIFMKFGLGGK